One Echeneis naucrates chromosome 1, fEcheNa1.1, whole genome shotgun sequence DNA segment encodes these proteins:
- the cc2d1a gene encoding coiled-coil and C2 domain-containing protein 1A isoform X2 has translation MSRSRNPPPRGQGAARAKQMGLLLDLSPDGGMDDEGNDEELEAELMNLMEGEGGVRSQGKRSEGRAPVHMAEIERMAALCMKDLDDEEIGDEDLDDEDLLAELNEVLEDEEEQAPAPTPLAITPSTPKVSVTSHSLPPAGPSGATGLESRILERIEMYKTAISNAKTSGETSKVRRYERGLKTLQSMLTFVKKGKPVNEEEMPPPVALGGNANINTESASVKTQEMPEAALPSPPNNQRPLREAPPSAPNTKPLHLNPPQNLSPAITPETPMISPLTPNQPDAQHSELKQALLSRQREYKLAAINAKQSGDIQKAKQLYFTAKKLDALVEAADRGKPVDLSSLPPPPDIVADNCAPPPPQSSSKPTASAAPASTQAATANLPTPSSLAEALQQRMDIYKSAAEGAKSKGDDRKARMHQRIVKQYQDAIKAHKAGRPVNLSELPVPPGCPPLQGSEGGQQNFMGVLETAMKIAHQDPDAEDEDGPTEAAKPAVRPPAQKAKSPAPQAPGGSSALKLGPKAQQQVDFLLLRRQAFLRAALRSKQMKDMTGAAQHLRHAKGLDPMITAAKSGLPVDITKIPSAPVGEEDYSLSRSRTSPLSPRSSEQYRGLMDLLRKQHEKCLDNSQKFIQLGNVAEALKFEKLVDESVKSIEILKNAHAKGHPVPKCRTEERTFNTIKVYSTLTSNDLMLYIIKGINLPAPSGVSPNDLDTSVKFEFPFPSTEEAQRDKTSTVKNTNSPEFKEQFKLNINRAHRGFKRVIQSKGIKFEIIHKGGLFKTDKLVGTAQLKLEALENHCDFREIIEVMDGRKATGGKLEVRVKIREPLSGADLQPVTEKWLVLEPVSSLSPPEKQKERAPSPRSKPRHEASSRNSHPNNSPPQYKLHSFSLLNYDRERLERKIAECRMNRRDPPYDLIHQHKDITHRLQWQKSQLERASPGLLTEYENVLQRFSQGLSESVRKYSSQGNRDAAKDALGRLKMVDNELESLRRKRTR, from the exons ATGAGTCGCAGTCGGAACCCCCCTCCCCGGGGTCAAGGGGCAGCCCGAGCCAAACAG ATGGGGCTCCTCCTTGACCTTTCCccagatggagggatggatgatGAGGGAAATGATGAAGAGCTTGAAGCAGAGCTGATGAATCTGatggaaggagaaggaggagtgaGATCACAAGGGAAGAGAAGTGAAGGGAGAG CACCAGTTCACATGGCTGAAATAGAGCGAATGGCAGCTCTTTGCATGAAAGACCTAGATGATGAGGAAATAGGGGATGAAGATTTGGATGATGAAGACCTGCTG GCAGAACTGAATGAAGTtttggaggatgaggaggaacaAGCACCTGCTCCCACTCCTCTTGCCATCACTCCATCTACCCCCAAAGTGAGCGTTACATCCcattctcttcctcctgctggtCCCAGTGGTGCAACTGGGCTAGAGTCCCGCATACTGGAACGTATTGAAATGTATAAGACTGCCATTTCTAATGCCAAAACTTCAGGAGAGACCAGTAAAGTTCGACGATATGAACGTGGATTGAAG ACATTACAGTCCATGTTGACATTTGTAAAGAAAGGAAAACCAGTCAATGAGGAGGAGATGCCACCTCCTGTTGCTCTGGGTGGAAATGCCAATATCAACACAGAGTCTGCATCAGTCAAGACACAAGAAATGCCAGAGGCAGCACTGCCCTCTCCTCCCAACAATCAGAGACCTCTGAGGGAGGCTCCACCATCAGCTCCTAACACAAAACCACTCCATCTGAACCCACCCCAAAATCTTTCTCCTGCCATCACCCCAGAAACACCAATGATCTCTCCACTCACTCCTAACCAGCCTGATGCACAGCATTCAG AGCTGAAACAGGCATTATTATCCAGGCAGAGGGAATACAAGTTGGCTGCCATAAACGCCAAACAAAGTGGAGACATCCAGAAGGCTAAACAACTTTACTTCACTGCCAAG AAACTGGATGCGCTGGTGGAGGCAGCGGACAGAGGCAAGCCTGTAGACCTGagttctcttcctcccccacctg ATATAGTTGCAGACAACTgtgcacctcctcctcctcagtcctctTCCAAGCCAactgcttctgctgctccagcatCCACCCAGGCGGCCACTGCAA ATCTCCCCACTCCCAGCAGTCTGGCAGAAGCCCTGCAACAGAGGATGGACATCTACAAGTCGGCAGCAGAGGGAGCCAAGAGCAAAGGAGATGATCGTAAGGCTCGCATGCACCAGCGCATAGTCAAG CAATACCAGGATGCCATCAAAGCACATAAAGCCGGACGACCTGTCAACTTATCTGAGCTACCTGTACCACCAG GCTGTCCACCACTTCAGGGCTCAGAGGGGGGTCAACAAAACTTCATGGGTGTTCTGGAAACAGCTATGAAAATAGCTCATCAGGATCCAGACGCAGAAGATGAGGATGGTCCAACAGAGGCTGCCAAG CCTGCAGTACGTCCACCGGCCCAGAAAGCAAAGTCTCCAGCGCCACAGGCCCCTGGAGGTTCGTCAGCTCTAAAACTGGGACCTAAAG CTCAGCAGCAAGTGGATTTCCTGTTGCTAAGGCGACAGGCATTTTTGCGTGCAGCGCTGCGCTCCAAACAGATGAAG GACATGACAGGAGCTGCACAACACCTCAGACATGCGAAAGGACTCGACCCCATGATAACGGCTGCCAAGTCTGGCCTGCCTGTTGATATCACCAAG ATTCCCAGTGCCCCAGTGGGTGAGGAGGATTATTCGCTGTCTCGTTCCCGtacctctcctctgtctcctcgcTCCAGTGAACAGTACCGTGGTCTCATGGATCTTTTACGAAAGCAGCATGAG AAATGCCTGGACAACTCTCAGAAGTTCATACAATTGGGGAATGTGGCAGAGGCTCTGAA GTTTGAGAAACTTGTTGATGAATCTGTGAAGAGCATAGAGATCCTAAAAAATGCCCATGCCAAAGGCCATCCAGTCCCAAAGTGCCGCACAGAAGAGAGGACCTTCAATACTATCAA GGTCTACTCCACCCTGACATCTAATGACCTGATGCTGTACATTATCAAAGGCATCAACCTACCAGCGCCATCAG GTGTCTCACCCAACGATCTAGATACCAGTGTGAAATTTGAGTTTCCTTTTCCCAGCACG gaggagGCACAGAGGGACAAAACCAGCACAGTAAAGAACACCAACAGTCCAGAGTTTAAAGAGCAATTCAAACTGAACATCAACCGAGCCCATCGAGGCTTTAAACGCGTCATCCAATCCAAAGGCATCAAGTTTGAAATCATCCACAAAgg GGGCTTGTTTAAGACAGACAAACTGGTGGGCACAGCTCAGCTGAAGCTAGAGGCTCTAGAAAACCATTGCGACTTTAGAGAGATCATAGAG GTCATGGATGGACGTAAGGCCACAGGGGGCAAGTTGGAGGTGAGGGTGAAGATTAGAGAGCCTTTATCAGGAGCTGATCTCCAGCCAGTGACAGAGAAGTGGCTGGTGCTGGAACCAgtttcctccctttctcctccagagaaacagaaagagcgT GCTCCTTCTCCTCGGTCTAAACCCAGACATGAAGCAAGCAGCAGGAACAGTCATCCCAACAACTCTCCTCCACAGTACAAACTCCACAGCTTCAGCCTCCTCAACTATGACAGGGAACGGTTGGAGAGAAAG ATTGCAGAGTGCAGAATGAATCGTCGGGATCCTCCATATGACCTCATCcatcaacacaaagacatcaCACACAGACTTCAGTGGCAGAAATCACAGCTGGAGCGAGCCTCTCCAGGTCTACTGACAG AGTATGAAAATGTGCTGCAGCGCTTCAGCCAAGGACTCTCTGAGTCTGTGAGGAAATACTCCAGCCAAGGCAACAGA GATGCAGCCAAGGATGCACTGGGCAGGTTGAAGATGGTAGACAATGAG ctGGAGTCACTGAGAAGGAAACGAACCCGATaa
- the cc2d1a gene encoding coiled-coil and C2 domain-containing protein 1A isoform X1 yields MSRSRNPPPRGQGAARAKQMGLLLDLSPDGGMDDEGNDEELEAELMNLMEGEGGVRSQGKRSEGRAPVHMAEIERMAALCMKDLDDEEIGDEDLDDEDLLAELNEVLEDEEEQAPAPTPLAITPSTPKVSVTSHSLPPAGPSGATGLESRILERIEMYKTAISNAKTSGETSKVRRYERGLKTLQSMLTFVKKGKPVNEEEMPPPVALGGNANINTESASVKTQEMPEAALPSPPNNQRPLREAPPSAPNTKPLHLNPPQNLSPAITPETPMISPLTPNQPDAQHSELKQALLSRQREYKLAAINAKQSGDIQKAKQLYFTAKKLDALVEAADRGKPVDLSSLPPPPEDIVADNCAPPPPQSSSKPTASAAPASTQAATANLPTPSSLAEALQQRMDIYKSAAEGAKSKGDDRKARMHQRIVKQYQDAIKAHKAGRPVNLSELPVPPGCPPLQGSEGGQQNFMGVLETAMKIAHQDPDAEDEDGPTEAAKPAVRPPAQKAKSPAPQAPGGSSALKLGPKAQQQVDFLLLRRQAFLRAALRSKQMKDMTGAAQHLRHAKGLDPMITAAKSGLPVDITKIPSAPVGEEDYSLSRSRTSPLSPRSSEQYRGLMDLLRKQHEKCLDNSQKFIQLGNVAEALKFEKLVDESVKSIEILKNAHAKGHPVPKCRTEERTFNTIKVYSTLTSNDLMLYIIKGINLPAPSGVSPNDLDTSVKFEFPFPSTEEAQRDKTSTVKNTNSPEFKEQFKLNINRAHRGFKRVIQSKGIKFEIIHKGGLFKTDKLVGTAQLKLEALENHCDFREIIEVMDGRKATGGKLEVRVKIREPLSGADLQPVTEKWLVLEPVSSLSPPEKQKERAPSPRSKPRHEASSRNSHPNNSPPQYKLHSFSLLNYDRERLERKIAECRMNRRDPPYDLIHQHKDITHRLQWQKSQLERASPGLLTEYENVLQRFSQGLSESVRKYSSQGNRDAAKDALGRLKMVDNELESLRRKRTR; encoded by the exons ATGAGTCGCAGTCGGAACCCCCCTCCCCGGGGTCAAGGGGCAGCCCGAGCCAAACAG ATGGGGCTCCTCCTTGACCTTTCCccagatggagggatggatgatGAGGGAAATGATGAAGAGCTTGAAGCAGAGCTGATGAATCTGatggaaggagaaggaggagtgaGATCACAAGGGAAGAGAAGTGAAGGGAGAG CACCAGTTCACATGGCTGAAATAGAGCGAATGGCAGCTCTTTGCATGAAAGACCTAGATGATGAGGAAATAGGGGATGAAGATTTGGATGATGAAGACCTGCTG GCAGAACTGAATGAAGTtttggaggatgaggaggaacaAGCACCTGCTCCCACTCCTCTTGCCATCACTCCATCTACCCCCAAAGTGAGCGTTACATCCcattctcttcctcctgctggtCCCAGTGGTGCAACTGGGCTAGAGTCCCGCATACTGGAACGTATTGAAATGTATAAGACTGCCATTTCTAATGCCAAAACTTCAGGAGAGACCAGTAAAGTTCGACGATATGAACGTGGATTGAAG ACATTACAGTCCATGTTGACATTTGTAAAGAAAGGAAAACCAGTCAATGAGGAGGAGATGCCACCTCCTGTTGCTCTGGGTGGAAATGCCAATATCAACACAGAGTCTGCATCAGTCAAGACACAAGAAATGCCAGAGGCAGCACTGCCCTCTCCTCCCAACAATCAGAGACCTCTGAGGGAGGCTCCACCATCAGCTCCTAACACAAAACCACTCCATCTGAACCCACCCCAAAATCTTTCTCCTGCCATCACCCCAGAAACACCAATGATCTCTCCACTCACTCCTAACCAGCCTGATGCACAGCATTCAG AGCTGAAACAGGCATTATTATCCAGGCAGAGGGAATACAAGTTGGCTGCCATAAACGCCAAACAAAGTGGAGACATCCAGAAGGCTAAACAACTTTACTTCACTGCCAAG AAACTGGATGCGCTGGTGGAGGCAGCGGACAGAGGCAAGCCTGTAGACCTGagttctcttcctcccccacctg AAGATATAGTTGCAGACAACTgtgcacctcctcctcctcagtcctctTCCAAGCCAactgcttctgctgctccagcatCCACCCAGGCGGCCACTGCAA ATCTCCCCACTCCCAGCAGTCTGGCAGAAGCCCTGCAACAGAGGATGGACATCTACAAGTCGGCAGCAGAGGGAGCCAAGAGCAAAGGAGATGATCGTAAGGCTCGCATGCACCAGCGCATAGTCAAG CAATACCAGGATGCCATCAAAGCACATAAAGCCGGACGACCTGTCAACTTATCTGAGCTACCTGTACCACCAG GCTGTCCACCACTTCAGGGCTCAGAGGGGGGTCAACAAAACTTCATGGGTGTTCTGGAAACAGCTATGAAAATAGCTCATCAGGATCCAGACGCAGAAGATGAGGATGGTCCAACAGAGGCTGCCAAG CCTGCAGTACGTCCACCGGCCCAGAAAGCAAAGTCTCCAGCGCCACAGGCCCCTGGAGGTTCGTCAGCTCTAAAACTGGGACCTAAAG CTCAGCAGCAAGTGGATTTCCTGTTGCTAAGGCGACAGGCATTTTTGCGTGCAGCGCTGCGCTCCAAACAGATGAAG GACATGACAGGAGCTGCACAACACCTCAGACATGCGAAAGGACTCGACCCCATGATAACGGCTGCCAAGTCTGGCCTGCCTGTTGATATCACCAAG ATTCCCAGTGCCCCAGTGGGTGAGGAGGATTATTCGCTGTCTCGTTCCCGtacctctcctctgtctcctcgcTCCAGTGAACAGTACCGTGGTCTCATGGATCTTTTACGAAAGCAGCATGAG AAATGCCTGGACAACTCTCAGAAGTTCATACAATTGGGGAATGTGGCAGAGGCTCTGAA GTTTGAGAAACTTGTTGATGAATCTGTGAAGAGCATAGAGATCCTAAAAAATGCCCATGCCAAAGGCCATCCAGTCCCAAAGTGCCGCACAGAAGAGAGGACCTTCAATACTATCAA GGTCTACTCCACCCTGACATCTAATGACCTGATGCTGTACATTATCAAAGGCATCAACCTACCAGCGCCATCAG GTGTCTCACCCAACGATCTAGATACCAGTGTGAAATTTGAGTTTCCTTTTCCCAGCACG gaggagGCACAGAGGGACAAAACCAGCACAGTAAAGAACACCAACAGTCCAGAGTTTAAAGAGCAATTCAAACTGAACATCAACCGAGCCCATCGAGGCTTTAAACGCGTCATCCAATCCAAAGGCATCAAGTTTGAAATCATCCACAAAgg GGGCTTGTTTAAGACAGACAAACTGGTGGGCACAGCTCAGCTGAAGCTAGAGGCTCTAGAAAACCATTGCGACTTTAGAGAGATCATAGAG GTCATGGATGGACGTAAGGCCACAGGGGGCAAGTTGGAGGTGAGGGTGAAGATTAGAGAGCCTTTATCAGGAGCTGATCTCCAGCCAGTGACAGAGAAGTGGCTGGTGCTGGAACCAgtttcctccctttctcctccagagaaacagaaagagcgT GCTCCTTCTCCTCGGTCTAAACCCAGACATGAAGCAAGCAGCAGGAACAGTCATCCCAACAACTCTCCTCCACAGTACAAACTCCACAGCTTCAGCCTCCTCAACTATGACAGGGAACGGTTGGAGAGAAAG ATTGCAGAGTGCAGAATGAATCGTCGGGATCCTCCATATGACCTCATCcatcaacacaaagacatcaCACACAGACTTCAGTGGCAGAAATCACAGCTGGAGCGAGCCTCTCCAGGTCTACTGACAG AGTATGAAAATGTGCTGCAGCGCTTCAGCCAAGGACTCTCTGAGTCTGTGAGGAAATACTCCAGCCAAGGCAACAGA GATGCAGCCAAGGATGCACTGGGCAGGTTGAAGATGGTAGACAATGAG ctGGAGTCACTGAGAAGGAAACGAACCCGATaa
- the LOC115048515 gene encoding uncharacterized protein LOC115048515 isoform X3 — MVKAFGQEDTNVASPCYDAEGRSFEVQIDNDTDRSGTEGISSQRGVRSPSQTYTDKLNLLPTSEEADGSFAYVLKKQLAATDNFQCNLDRNHEARQEEPSNIYMADVKEISNEVEAGLPPKKKRRMGMCGLTERERSHFLQIQKHENGQNRGERVERQISNGNRAALVAQEEIVSSLLPPSSVSIPLNRNAEQSEAEIKLSLCGEDDRTETEVQITVITSDGTGTVCDPCCSETKSEAVGDTELGTEQTGAPKSDPPTQDKTGNQDQELNITKEITTEMAEAHTKDGENKSTEMDCSPAIDFYTNPNQKEETERKDGSETNPLGKENIMADVDAEAEPGGFNGGAVELCEDVRTPTDSERRENGDRDDEPSPSVNADVIQTKDTTGPFGSGCLEYVSDSQLNTIVMIKDEGMERKEAGSSGCQDDATDLICGLIRELSSLNRKVMTMHRELENLRRGSKTLRSSNH; from the exons ATGGTTAAAGCATTTGGGCAAGAGGACACCAATGTAGCTAGTCCCTGTTATGATGCTGAAGGGAGGAGCTTTGAAGTACAGATTGATAATGATACCGACAGGAGTGGGACGGAGGGAATAAGTTCACAGCGAGGTGTCAGATCACCATCTCAAACATACACTGATAAACTGAACCTCTTGCCTACCTCTGAAGAGGCTGATGGATCTTTTGCATATGTTTTGAAGAAACAACTGGCAGCAACGGACAACTTTCAGTGTAACCTCGACAGAAACCATGAAGCCAGACAAGAGGAACCTTCTAACATCTACATGGCTGATGTCAAAGAAATCTCAAATGAGGTAGAGGCAGGTTTGCCGCCCAAAAAAAAGCGTCGAATGGGAATGTGTGGTCTGACAGAGAGGGAGCGGAGTCATTTTTTACAGAtacaaaagcatgaaaatggACAGAATAGAGGCGAAAGGGTTGAGAGGCAAATTTCTAATGGTAACAGAGCTGCCCTTGTTGCTCAGGAAGAGATTGTATCGTCACTGCTCCCTCCGTCCTCTGTATCCATCCCGCTGAATCGTAATGCAGAGCAAAGTGAAGCAGAGATAAAACTCAGCCTTTGTGGAGAAGATGACAG GACAGAGACTGAAGTCCAGATCACTGTCATTACCTCAGATGGAACTGGTACTGTGTGTGATCCATGCTGCTCAGAGACAAAAAGTGAGGCTGTAGGAGACACAGAGCTTGGTACAGAGCAAACTGGTGCACCGAAGTCAGATCCACCCACACAGGATAAAACGGGGAATCAGGATCAAGAACTTAACATTACAAAAGAGATAACAACCGAAATGGCTGAGGCGCATACaaaagatggagaaaataaGTCAACAGAAATGGACTGTAGTCCTGCTATTGATTTTTACACTAATCCAAATCAGAAGGAGGAAACTGAAAGGAAGGATGGGAGTGAGACTAACCCTCTGGGGAAGGAAAATATTATGGCTGATGTTGATGCTGAGGCGGAGCCAGGGGGGTTTAACGGTGGCGCTGTGGAGCTCTGTGAGGATGTACGGACACCCACTGACTCAGAAAGGAGGGAGAAT GGTGATCGTGATGATGAACCCAGTCCCTCTGTGAACGCTGATGTCATTCAGACCAAGGACACCACCGGCCCATTTGGATCTGGATGCTTAGAATATGTGTCAGACTCGCAGCTGAACACAATTGTTATGAT CAAGGATGAGGggatggagaggaaggaagctGGTTCATCAGGCTGTCAAGACGATGCCACCGATCTGATCTGTGGGCTTATCAGAGAACTTTCCTCTCTGAA TCGAAAGGTCATGACCATGCATAGGGAGCTGGAGAACCTGCGGCGTGGGAGTAAAACCCTCAGAAGCTCCAATCACTGA
- the LOC115048515 gene encoding uncharacterized protein LOC115048515 isoform X2: protein MAKGKGKINSSDSLGPPQPQSLRSGKKEGPSDETAHAQAALHQQHTGENNTTVADTSILCPQSPPQENQQDQAVSLSCLKNKEETHAEETNVLLKNMVKAFGQEDTNVASPCYDAEGRSFEVQIDNDTDRSGTEGISSQRGVRSPSQTYTDKLNLLPTSEEADGSFAYVLKKQLAATDNFQCNLDRNHEARQEEPSNIYMADVKEISNEVEAGLPPKKKRRMGMCGLTERERSHFLQIQKHENGQNRGERVERQISNGNRAALVAQEEIVSSLLPPSSVSIPLNRNAEQSEAEIKLSLCGEDDRTETEVQITVITSDGTGTVCDPCCSETKSEAVGDTELGTEQTGAPKSDPPTQDKTGNQDQELNITKEITTEMAEAHTKDGENKSTEMDCSPAIDFYTNPNQKEETERKDGSETNPLGKENIMADVDAEAEPGGFNGGAVELCEDVRTPTDSERRENGDRDDEPSPSVNADVIQTKDTTGPFGSGCLEYVSDSQLNTIVMIKDEGMERKEAGSSGCQDDATDLICGLIRELSSLNRKVMTMHRELENLRRGSKTLRSSNH, encoded by the exons ATGGCCAAAGGAAAGGGGAAAATCAACAGCAGTG ACAGCTTAGGGCCTCCCCAGCCTCAATCACTGAGGTCAGGTAAGAAGGAAGGTCCAAGTGATGAAACCGCTCATGCTCAGGCTGCGCTCCATCAACAG caCACAGGAGAAAACAATACAACAGTGGCTGACACATCAATACTGTGTCCCCAGTCCCCACCACAGGAAAATCAACAGGATCAAGCAGTCAGTCTGTCCTGtctcaaaaacaaagaagaaacacatgcagaggaaacaaatgTGTTGTTAAAAAATATGGTTAAAGCATTTGGGCAAGAGGACACCAATGTAGCTAGTCCCTGTTATGATGCTGAAGGGAGGAGCTTTGAAGTACAGATTGATAATGATACCGACAGGAGTGGGACGGAGGGAATAAGTTCACAGCGAGGTGTCAGATCACCATCTCAAACATACACTGATAAACTGAACCTCTTGCCTACCTCTGAAGAGGCTGATGGATCTTTTGCATATGTTTTGAAGAAACAACTGGCAGCAACGGACAACTTTCAGTGTAACCTCGACAGAAACCATGAAGCCAGACAAGAGGAACCTTCTAACATCTACATGGCTGATGTCAAAGAAATCTCAAATGAGGTAGAGGCAGGTTTGCCGCCCAAAAAAAAGCGTCGAATGGGAATGTGTGGTCTGACAGAGAGGGAGCGGAGTCATTTTTTACAGAtacaaaagcatgaaaatggACAGAATAGAGGCGAAAGGGTTGAGAGGCAAATTTCTAATGGTAACAGAGCTGCCCTTGTTGCTCAGGAAGAGATTGTATCGTCACTGCTCCCTCCGTCCTCTGTATCCATCCCGCTGAATCGTAATGCAGAGCAAAGTGAAGCAGAGATAAAACTCAGCCTTTGTGGAGAAGATGACAG GACAGAGACTGAAGTCCAGATCACTGTCATTACCTCAGATGGAACTGGTACTGTGTGTGATCCATGCTGCTCAGAGACAAAAAGTGAGGCTGTAGGAGACACAGAGCTTGGTACAGAGCAAACTGGTGCACCGAAGTCAGATCCACCCACACAGGATAAAACGGGGAATCAGGATCAAGAACTTAACATTACAAAAGAGATAACAACCGAAATGGCTGAGGCGCATACaaaagatggagaaaataaGTCAACAGAAATGGACTGTAGTCCTGCTATTGATTTTTACACTAATCCAAATCAGAAGGAGGAAACTGAAAGGAAGGATGGGAGTGAGACTAACCCTCTGGGGAAGGAAAATATTATGGCTGATGTTGATGCTGAGGCGGAGCCAGGGGGGTTTAACGGTGGCGCTGTGGAGCTCTGTGAGGATGTACGGACACCCACTGACTCAGAAAGGAGGGAGAAT GGTGATCGTGATGATGAACCCAGTCCCTCTGTGAACGCTGATGTCATTCAGACCAAGGACACCACCGGCCCATTTGGATCTGGATGCTTAGAATATGTGTCAGACTCGCAGCTGAACACAATTGTTATGAT CAAGGATGAGGggatggagaggaaggaagctGGTTCATCAGGCTGTCAAGACGATGCCACCGATCTGATCTGTGGGCTTATCAGAGAACTTTCCTCTCTGAA TCGAAAGGTCATGACCATGCATAGGGAGCTGGAGAACCTGCGGCGTGGGAGTAAAACCCTCAGAAGCTCCAATCACTGA
- the LOC115048515 gene encoding uncharacterized protein LOC115048515 isoform X1, with product MGHTYKVLKEMAKGKGKINSSDSLGPPQPQSLRSGKKEGPSDETAHAQAALHQQHTGENNTTVADTSILCPQSPPQENQQDQAVSLSCLKNKEETHAEETNVLLKNMVKAFGQEDTNVASPCYDAEGRSFEVQIDNDTDRSGTEGISSQRGVRSPSQTYTDKLNLLPTSEEADGSFAYVLKKQLAATDNFQCNLDRNHEARQEEPSNIYMADVKEISNEVEAGLPPKKKRRMGMCGLTERERSHFLQIQKHENGQNRGERVERQISNGNRAALVAQEEIVSSLLPPSSVSIPLNRNAEQSEAEIKLSLCGEDDRTETEVQITVITSDGTGTVCDPCCSETKSEAVGDTELGTEQTGAPKSDPPTQDKTGNQDQELNITKEITTEMAEAHTKDGENKSTEMDCSPAIDFYTNPNQKEETERKDGSETNPLGKENIMADVDAEAEPGGFNGGAVELCEDVRTPTDSERRENGDRDDEPSPSVNADVIQTKDTTGPFGSGCLEYVSDSQLNTIVMIKDEGMERKEAGSSGCQDDATDLICGLIRELSSLNRKVMTMHRELENLRRGSKTLRSSNH from the exons ATGGGCCATACATACAAAGTTCTCA AAGAAATGGCCAAAGGAAAGGGGAAAATCAACAGCAGTG ACAGCTTAGGGCCTCCCCAGCCTCAATCACTGAGGTCAGGTAAGAAGGAAGGTCCAAGTGATGAAACCGCTCATGCTCAGGCTGCGCTCCATCAACAG caCACAGGAGAAAACAATACAACAGTGGCTGACACATCAATACTGTGTCCCCAGTCCCCACCACAGGAAAATCAACAGGATCAAGCAGTCAGTCTGTCCTGtctcaaaaacaaagaagaaacacatgcagaggaaacaaatgTGTTGTTAAAAAATATGGTTAAAGCATTTGGGCAAGAGGACACCAATGTAGCTAGTCCCTGTTATGATGCTGAAGGGAGGAGCTTTGAAGTACAGATTGATAATGATACCGACAGGAGTGGGACGGAGGGAATAAGTTCACAGCGAGGTGTCAGATCACCATCTCAAACATACACTGATAAACTGAACCTCTTGCCTACCTCTGAAGAGGCTGATGGATCTTTTGCATATGTTTTGAAGAAACAACTGGCAGCAACGGACAACTTTCAGTGTAACCTCGACAGAAACCATGAAGCCAGACAAGAGGAACCTTCTAACATCTACATGGCTGATGTCAAAGAAATCTCAAATGAGGTAGAGGCAGGTTTGCCGCCCAAAAAAAAGCGTCGAATGGGAATGTGTGGTCTGACAGAGAGGGAGCGGAGTCATTTTTTACAGAtacaaaagcatgaaaatggACAGAATAGAGGCGAAAGGGTTGAGAGGCAAATTTCTAATGGTAACAGAGCTGCCCTTGTTGCTCAGGAAGAGATTGTATCGTCACTGCTCCCTCCGTCCTCTGTATCCATCCCGCTGAATCGTAATGCAGAGCAAAGTGAAGCAGAGATAAAACTCAGCCTTTGTGGAGAAGATGACAG GACAGAGACTGAAGTCCAGATCACTGTCATTACCTCAGATGGAACTGGTACTGTGTGTGATCCATGCTGCTCAGAGACAAAAAGTGAGGCTGTAGGAGACACAGAGCTTGGTACAGAGCAAACTGGTGCACCGAAGTCAGATCCACCCACACAGGATAAAACGGGGAATCAGGATCAAGAACTTAACATTACAAAAGAGATAACAACCGAAATGGCTGAGGCGCATACaaaagatggagaaaataaGTCAACAGAAATGGACTGTAGTCCTGCTATTGATTTTTACACTAATCCAAATCAGAAGGAGGAAACTGAAAGGAAGGATGGGAGTGAGACTAACCCTCTGGGGAAGGAAAATATTATGGCTGATGTTGATGCTGAGGCGGAGCCAGGGGGGTTTAACGGTGGCGCTGTGGAGCTCTGTGAGGATGTACGGACACCCACTGACTCAGAAAGGAGGGAGAAT GGTGATCGTGATGATGAACCCAGTCCCTCTGTGAACGCTGATGTCATTCAGACCAAGGACACCACCGGCCCATTTGGATCTGGATGCTTAGAATATGTGTCAGACTCGCAGCTGAACACAATTGTTATGAT CAAGGATGAGGggatggagaggaaggaagctGGTTCATCAGGCTGTCAAGACGATGCCACCGATCTGATCTGTGGGCTTATCAGAGAACTTTCCTCTCTGAA TCGAAAGGTCATGACCATGCATAGGGAGCTGGAGAACCTGCGGCGTGGGAGTAAAACCCTCAGAAGCTCCAATCACTGA